The Candidatus Methylomirabilota bacterium genome has a window encoding:
- the lpxK gene encoding tetraacyldisaccharide 4'-kinase: MTRSSASVRLARRWDEGFSPGPALVLGALAGGYRGLLGARQWLYDRGVLRSRALPCAVVSVGNLTVGGTGKTPAVELAVRTLVDLGHRPAVVSRGYRRQSRGVQVVADTASIRLDPEDAGDEPFLLARRLPRVPVIVGANRYEAARLAVQRFRATAVVLDDGFQHRTLAKDLEVVMTRARNPWGNGQLLPGGPLREPLAALARAHLIVATEARSAVDLEEVQAAARRWAPGVPVLSARYAPVECWEAERMQTRPLTSLNGARLLAFAGIASPRGFGTTLNELGVAVLDQVSFPDHHWYTLEDLRELNVRARQLGAEALITTEKDWVRLRRLSRPERALYILSVQLELLAGDDLWRAAFARTCART; encoded by the coding sequence GTGACCCGCTCCAGCGCCAGCGTGCGGCTCGCCCGGCGTTGGGACGAGGGGTTCTCTCCCGGCCCGGCCCTGGTGCTGGGCGCGCTAGCCGGCGGGTACCGCGGCCTGCTCGGGGCGCGCCAGTGGCTCTACGACCGGGGCGTCTTGCGCTCGCGCGCGCTGCCGTGCGCTGTGGTCTCGGTCGGCAACCTCACGGTCGGCGGCACCGGCAAGACGCCGGCGGTGGAGCTGGCCGTGAGGACGCTGGTCGACCTCGGGCATCGCCCGGCCGTGGTAAGTCGGGGCTACCGCCGGCAGAGCCGGGGAGTGCAGGTCGTCGCGGACACGGCGTCGATCCGGCTCGATCCCGAGGATGCCGGCGACGAGCCGTTCCTGCTGGCCCGGCGGCTGCCGCGGGTGCCGGTCATCGTCGGAGCCAACCGCTATGAAGCCGCCCGCCTGGCCGTGCAGCGGTTCCGTGCGACGGCGGTCGTTCTCGACGACGGGTTCCAGCACCGGACGCTCGCCAAAGATCTCGAAGTCGTGATGACTCGGGCCCGCAATCCCTGGGGTAACGGGCAGCTGCTCCCCGGCGGCCCTCTGCGCGAGCCGCTCGCCGCGCTCGCGCGCGCGCACCTGATCGTGGCTACCGAGGCACGCAGCGCCGTCGATCTGGAGGAAGTCCAGGCGGCCGCCCGCCGCTGGGCACCCGGTGTGCCGGTGCTCAGCGCCCGCTACGCGCCGGTGGAATGCTGGGAAGCCGAGCGGATGCAAACGCGCCCGCTGACCAGTCTGAACGGTGCCCGCCTCCTGGCCTTCGCCGGCATCGCCTCTCCGCGCGGCTTCGGCACGACCCTGAACGAGCTGGGCGTCGCCGTGCTGGATCAGGTGTCGTTTCCGGATCACCACTGGTACACCCTCGAGGACCTTCGCGAGCTCAACGTGCGCGCTCGGCAGCTCGGCGCCGAGGCGCTCATCACCACCGAGAAGGATTGGGTGCGGCTGCGCCGGCTGTCACGGCCGGAACGGGCACTCTACATCCTGAGCGTGCAGCTGGAGCTCCTCGCGGGCGACGATCTGTGGCGGGCCGCCTTCGCCCGCACATGCGCCCGGACGTGA
- a CDS encoding glycosyltransferase family 9 protein produces the protein MIVRLPNWLGDTVMAVPALRSLRAGLPDARIALAGPWAPLLAGQGLGDVLVTYPRSLSGRMKAADTVRALGAEVALLMPNSLESVLSAWYWGARRRIGFVRGGRTWLLTDPLTLPSPRRHQVEEYLLLLEPLRLQPVTRVPMLTPPPEGSEIRQTARALLSSVADRARGPRIGVHLGAEFGPSKLWPIERLIQFCRILLARGARPVLLGTAADVPTAESVCEVIEVPNLAGRDTPALLPAVLVELDGLVCGDTGVGHLAAALGTPVVSLFGPTDPELTSPRGPVVVVNRPTPCAPCFYRACPIEHPCLRGITADEVEARLRPLLPRWA, from the coding sequence GTGATTGTTCGCCTGCCCAACTGGCTCGGCGACACGGTTATGGCGGTCCCGGCCCTTCGCTCCCTCCGCGCCGGCCTGCCGGATGCTCGCATCGCGCTGGCCGGGCCATGGGCGCCGCTGCTGGCCGGGCAAGGTCTGGGCGACGTGCTGGTGACCTATCCGCGCTCGCTCTCGGGCCGCATGAAAGCCGCCGACACCGTGCGCGCGCTCGGGGCCGAGGTGGCGCTGCTGATGCCGAACTCGCTGGAATCCGTGCTGTCGGCCTGGTACTGGGGCGCTCGCCGACGGATCGGGTTCGTCCGGGGTGGACGGACGTGGCTGCTGACCGACCCGCTCACCCTGCCTTCCCCCCGACGCCATCAGGTCGAGGAATATCTGCTCCTGCTCGAGCCGCTTCGCCTTCAACCCGTGACGCGCGTGCCGATGCTCACACCTCCTCCGGAAGGCTCCGAGATACGGCAGACGGCCAGGGCGTTACTCAGCAGCGTCGCGGATCGCGCTCGCGGTCCGCGGATCGGTGTCCACCTCGGGGCGGAGTTCGGGCCATCGAAGCTTTGGCCGATCGAGCGACTCATCCAGTTCTGTCGCATCTTGCTGGCCCGCGGCGCCCGTCCCGTGTTGCTGGGCACGGCGGCGGACGTGCCGACGGCGGAAAGCGTGTGCGAGGTGATCGAGGTGCCGAACCTGGCCGGTCGGGATACTCCAGCCCTGCTTCCCGCCGTTCTGGTCGAGCTCGACGGCCTCGTGTGCGGCGACACCGGGGTCGGGCACCTGGCCGCCGCGCTCGGCACGCCTGTCGTGAGTCTCTTCGGGCCCACCGATCCGGAACTGACGTCACCCCGCGGCCCGGTCGTCGTGGTCAACCGTCCAACGCCCTGCGCCCCGTGCTTCTACCGCGCCTGTCCGATCGAGCATCCCTGCTTGCGAGGCATCACCGCGGACGAAGTGGAGGCACGGCTCAGGCCCTTGCTCCCGCGATGGGCCTGA
- a CDS encoding glycosyltransferase family 4 protein, giving the protein MGLTVLHLVANRWWTGSADPVIRLSSSLRQRGHRVLLGVIPGDRFEAKAREAGLDPLPGLHLESRGLPTRTLGDVRRLRAIARAEGVDIIHSHHSHDHWLGLLIRTARGSGRPIPVVRTFHNFRSVKRDRVSAMLYRRTAAVFAVSRQIEARCQEMGIPAERTHWVPGIADLPRFQEPLDPAPVREEFKLGRAPVIVSVSRLAPNRGHELLLAAFQALLRTLPEARLLLVGKGEARARLEHHVASMKLTGHVIFTGYRDRDLPAVVAAADCFALMAAGSDDSCRAVLEAMAAGRPVVARRVGALPETVVDGETGLLVDDDRPESVAAALAAILTDPGLARAMGQAGQRRAAMEFSPERSVVIVEAVYQTLV; this is encoded by the coding sequence ATGGGCCTGACCGTTCTGCACCTGGTCGCCAACCGCTGGTGGACCGGCAGCGCCGATCCGGTGATCCGCCTTAGCTCGAGCCTGCGGCAGCGCGGCCATCGGGTGCTGCTGGGGGTGATCCCCGGCGATCGCTTCGAGGCCAAGGCCCGCGAGGCCGGCCTCGATCCGCTCCCAGGCCTGCATCTCGAGTCACGAGGACTCCCCACGCGGACGCTCGGTGACGTTCGCCGTTTGCGGGCGATCGCCCGTGCCGAGGGCGTGGACATCATCCACAGCCATCACTCGCATGACCACTGGCTGGGATTGCTCATCCGCACGGCACGGGGCTCGGGACGCCCGATCCCGGTGGTCCGCACGTTTCACAACTTTCGCTCGGTCAAGCGGGATCGCGTCTCGGCGATGCTCTACCGGCGCACGGCCGCCGTCTTCGCCGTCTCGCGCCAGATCGAGGCGCGCTGCCAGGAGATGGGCATCCCGGCCGAGCGGACGCACTGGGTTCCCGGCATCGCCGACCTGCCGCGCTTCCAGGAGCCGCTGGATCCGGCGCCGGTGCGGGAGGAGTTCAAGCTCGGGCGAGCTCCCGTCATCGTCTCGGTGTCCCGGCTGGCTCCCAACCGCGGTCACGAGCTGCTCCTGGCCGCTTTCCAGGCGCTGCTGCGGACCCTGCCCGAGGCGCGGCTGCTCCTCGTTGGCAAGGGCGAGGCTCGGGCCCGCCTGGAGCATCACGTCGCGAGCATGAAGCTGACCGGGCACGTCATCTTCACCGGCTACCGCGATCGCGATCTTCCCGCCGTCGTCGCCGCCGCCGACTGCTTCGCCCTCATGGCCGCTGGCTCGGACGACTCTTGCCGGGCCGTCCTGGAGGCGATGGCCGCGGGCCGCCCGGTGGTGGCCCGTCGCGTCGGGGCGCTACCCGAGACGGTCGTCGACGGTGAGACGGGGCTACTGGTCGATGACGACCGTCCCGAAAGCGTTGCCGCCGCCCTGGCGGCGATCCTCACCGACCCCGGCCTCGCGCGAGCGATGGGCCAGGCGGGCCAACGCCGAGCGGCAATGGAGTTCAGTCCCGAGCGTTCCGTGGTCATCGTCGAAGCGGTGTACCAGACGCTGGTGTAG
- a CDS encoding glycosyltransferase family 4 protein, translating to MRILHLMSCRGWSSDAYWAARMSRELSRRGHTVTLGCRAGTEARVIGPARAEGVEDIITLAMPGGVRPAADAADLRQLRGWLTRVDVVHVHRSKEHWLAAMANRLSEAPRPIVRTRHIVQAVRAHAVNRWLYRRATALVVTVTEAIRRQYLASELLPPDRVVALPGGADVERFRPRSADPAVRRRLGAADGELLVGMIGGLRGMKGHRVVIEAAGRLAGEGLHFAFVGRGSAEPAIREMVRRSGLAHRFTFAGFADDLAGVLAAVDVALYVPVESEGMSRVVWEYLAAGRPLVASRVGVVSEALTDGEDAILIHAGDADALASALRRLSHDPALRARVAEAGRRLVVSRYSGACVAAALEERYRQLAS from the coding sequence GTGCGCATCCTGCACCTGATGTCCTGCCGCGGGTGGTCGTCGGACGCCTACTGGGCCGCCCGCATGAGCCGCGAGCTGAGCCGCCGGGGCCACACCGTCACCCTGGGCTGCCGGGCCGGCACCGAGGCCAGGGTCATCGGGCCGGCCCGGGCTGAAGGCGTCGAGGACATCATCACGCTCGCCATGCCTGGTGGAGTGCGTCCCGCCGCCGACGCGGCCGATCTCCGGCAGCTCCGCGGCTGGCTGACTCGGGTGGACGTCGTACACGTGCATCGCAGCAAGGAGCACTGGCTGGCGGCGATGGCCAATCGGCTGAGCGAGGCTCCGCGGCCCATCGTCCGGACCCGGCACATCGTCCAGGCAGTGAGGGCGCACGCCGTGAACCGCTGGCTGTATCGTCGGGCCACAGCGCTCGTCGTCACCGTGACCGAGGCGATCCGCCGGCAGTATCTGGCCAGCGAGCTGCTCCCGCCGGACCGGGTGGTCGCCCTGCCGGGCGGCGCCGACGTCGAGCGTTTCCGGCCGCGCTCGGCCGATCCCGCCGTGCGTCGCCGCCTCGGCGCCGCCGACGGCGAGCTGCTGGTGGGGATGATCGGGGGCTTGCGAGGGATGAAGGGGCATCGCGTCGTCATAGAGGCGGCCGGACGGCTCGCCGGCGAGGGCCTGCACTTCGCGTTCGTGGGGCGGGGGAGCGCGGAGCCCGCGATCCGGGAGATGGTCCGGCGTTCGGGGCTCGCGCATCGCTTCACCTTCGCCGGCTTCGCCGACGACCTTGCTGGCGTGTTGGCCGCCGTCGACGTGGCCCTGTACGTGCCGGTGGAGTCGGAGGGGATGTCGCGCGTCGTATGGGAGTATCTCGCGGCCGGCCGCCCGCTCGTCGCCTCGCGGGTCGGCGTGGTCAGCGAAGCGCTCACCGATGGCGAGGACGCGATACTCATCCACGCCGGGGACGCCGATGCGCTGGCCAGCGCGCTCCGCCGCCTGAGCCATGACCCGGCGCTTCGGGCGCGAGTGGCCGAGGCCGGGCGCCGGCTGGTGGTCAGCCGCTACTCGGGGGCCTGCGTCGCCGCCGCGCTGGAGGAGCGGTACCGGCAGCTCGCATCGTGA
- a CDS encoding glycosyltransferase, with translation MKITVLTFDLSDNATGRADLLARLLASRYQVTVVGPQFGPRVWSPVTGGAIDYVAVPARRYPGFLADVGALCDRIDGDVLYASKPRPTSYGVALLARRRRRRPLLLDIDDWELGFYYRSGVWGRLGRALNLANPNGLAWTWLCERLIPAADAVTVASRFLERRFGGILLPHVRDTDAWTPERYDAATVRAALGIGRSPLVMFLGTPRGYKGVDDLVEAVARLGGDAALAIVGARPDSEAARRWAARPFVKVVGEIPFDDVPRYLAAATVVAVPQRATSDTVGQVPAKLFDAMALGRPIVATAVSMIPEILDGCGLVVPPGDIGQLADAIRRLVGDPDTAAALGRRARARCVAEYSFRAARARLFPLIDRLASGRVLDRAARA, from the coding sequence GTGAAGATCACGGTCCTTACGTTCGACCTCTCGGATAACGCCACCGGCCGGGCCGACCTGTTGGCCCGCCTGCTGGCGTCGCGCTATCAGGTCACGGTGGTCGGGCCACAGTTCGGACCACGGGTGTGGAGCCCGGTGACGGGCGGCGCGATCGACTACGTGGCGGTGCCCGCGCGTCGGTATCCTGGCTTCCTCGCCGACGTCGGCGCCCTTTGCGATCGGATCGACGGCGATGTCCTCTACGCCTCCAAGCCGCGGCCCACCAGCTACGGCGTGGCATTGCTGGCCCGACGACGGCGGCGGCGGCCGTTGCTGCTGGACATCGACGACTGGGAGCTCGGCTTCTACTACCGTTCGGGCGTCTGGGGTCGGCTCGGCCGCGCGCTCAACCTGGCCAACCCCAATGGCCTGGCCTGGACCTGGCTCTGCGAGCGGCTCATCCCGGCCGCCGACGCGGTCACCGTCGCCTCCCGGTTCCTGGAGCGGCGCTTCGGGGGGATCCTGCTTCCCCACGTGCGTGACACCGATGCCTGGACTCCCGAGCGCTACGATGCCGCTACCGTCCGTGCGGCCCTGGGCATCGGGCGATCGCCGCTGGTCATGTTCCTGGGCACGCCGCGCGGCTACAAGGGGGTGGACGATCTGGTGGAGGCCGTGGCGCGCCTGGGCGGCGACGCCGCGCTGGCGATCGTCGGCGCCAGGCCGGACAGCGAAGCGGCGCGCCGGTGGGCGGCCCGGCCGTTCGTGAAGGTCGTCGGCGAAATCCCCTTCGACGACGTCCCACGTTACCTGGCGGCGGCCACTGTCGTGGCCGTGCCGCAGCGCGCGACCTCCGACACCGTGGGACAGGTTCCGGCGAAGCTCTTCGACGCGATGGCGCTGGGACGTCCCATCGTCGCCACGGCCGTGTCGATGATCCCGGAGATCCTGGACGGCTGCGGCCTGGTCGTCCCGCCGGGCGATATCGGCCAGCTGGCCGACGCCATCCGCCGTCTCGTCGGCGACCCGGACACCGCGGCCGCGCTCGGCCGGCGAGCGCGGGCCCGGTGTGTCGCCGAATACAGCTTCAGGGCCGCGCGCGCCCGCCTCTTCCCGCTGATCGATCGGCTCGCCAGCGGCCGTGTGCTGGACAGGGCCGCTCGTGCGTAG
- a CDS encoding glycosyltransferase family 4 protein has product MKLLIVARPFVFHGGVERATAGLIRALVEHGYEVHLASPPGQKPVDGVVLHRLPVPPLTATARALTLALATRLIAARGWDVVQSHERTLGQDIYRAGEGCHRGYLLTRGRAPGRRLYHRVVLALEGRVFARTPRIVAISCAGKREIETLYGVSPDRVTVIYNGVDLERFHPNNRRTLRAAARREAALDAEAWTALFVGSGFERKGLATAIEALALLDDRQSRLIVVGKGDTRPYEALASRHDVTGQVIWLGPRADIERWYAAADVAVLPSRYEPFGNVHLEALASGLPVVASVTAGGSELIRPGLNGAVVDARDPGAIAAALAELRQRAIAGGAETCAAARASAEPYTYVAQVAAFGRLYAECAAGKAKLY; this is encoded by the coding sequence ATGAAGCTCCTGATCGTCGCGCGTCCGTTCGTGTTCCACGGCGGCGTGGAGCGGGCGACGGCCGGTCTGATCCGGGCGCTGGTCGAGCACGGCTACGAGGTTCACCTGGCCAGCCCTCCGGGGCAGAAACCGGTCGACGGCGTCGTCCTGCACCGCCTGCCGGTGCCGCCCCTGACCGCGACCGCCCGGGCGTTGACGCTGGCCCTGGCAACGCGCCTCATCGCGGCGCGAGGTTGGGACGTCGTGCAGAGTCACGAGCGGACGCTCGGTCAGGACATCTACCGCGCCGGTGAAGGCTGCCATCGCGGCTATCTCTTGACGCGAGGCCGAGCGCCGGGGCGGCGACTCTATCATCGGGTGGTCCTCGCGCTGGAAGGCCGCGTCTTCGCGCGGACGCCACGCATCGTGGCGATCTCCTGTGCCGGCAAGCGCGAGATCGAAACCCTGTATGGCGTGAGCCCGGACCGGGTCACCGTCATCTACAACGGCGTCGATCTCGAGCGTTTTCACCCGAACAATCGCCGCACCCTGCGCGCGGCCGCACGCCGGGAAGCCGCTCTCGACGCGGAGGCCTGGACGGCGCTCTTCGTCGGCAGCGGCTTCGAACGCAAGGGGCTGGCGACCGCGATCGAGGCGCTGGCGCTCCTGGACGATCGGCAGAGCCGCCTCATCGTCGTCGGCAAGGGCGATACCCGCCCTTACGAAGCGCTGGCCAGTCGTCACGATGTCACCGGGCAGGTGATCTGGCTCGGCCCCCGCGCCGACATCGAGCGGTGGTACGCGGCCGCCGACGTCGCGGTCCTGCCCAGCCGGTACGAGCCCTTCGGCAACGTGCACCTGGAGGCGCTGGCCTCCGGCCTGCCCGTCGTGGCCAGCGTGACGGCCGGCGGCAGCGAGCTGATTCGCCCCGGTCTCAACGGGGCCGTCGTCGATGCGCGGGATCCTGGCGCCATCGCCGCCGCGCTGGCCGAGTTGCGCCAGCGCGCCATCGCCGGCGGCGCAGAGACCTGCGCGGCCGCCCGGGCATCCGCCGAGCCCTACACCTACGTCGCGCAGGTCGCGGCGTTCGGACGGCTGTACGCCGAATGCGCGGCCGGAAAGGCCAAATTGTATTGA
- a CDS encoding HAD family hydrolase, with translation MSRPAAFIDRDGTLTEEVGYVNHPGRLRLLPRTAEAIRRLNAAGVAAVVVTNQAGIARGYFSEDVLQATNAELLKQLKRAGASLDGLYVCPHHPTEGQPPFRGHCECRKPKPGLVLRAASELGLDLAASTVIGDRPSDLTMAHAVGARGVLVLTGYGRGEWEYRRATFPVTPDHVAGDLLDAVEWMLRQRSE, from the coding sequence GTGTCACGGCCCGCTGCCTTCATCGACCGCGACGGCACACTGACGGAAGAGGTGGGGTACGTCAACCACCCCGGGCGGTTACGACTGCTGCCCCGCACGGCCGAGGCGATCCGACGTCTGAATGCGGCGGGCGTCGCCGCCGTCGTGGTCACCAACCAGGCGGGCATCGCCCGCGGCTACTTCTCCGAGGACGTGCTGCAGGCCACCAACGCCGAGCTCCTGAAGCAGCTCAAGCGCGCCGGGGCCTCTCTCGACGGTCTCTACGTCTGCCCCCACCACCCCACGGAAGGACAGCCGCCGTTCCGCGGGCACTGCGAGTGCCGCAAGCCCAAGCCGGGGCTCGTCCTGCGCGCGGCGAGCGAGCTGGGGCTCGACCTCGCGGCCTCCACGGTCATCGGCGATCGGCCGTCCGACCTGACGATGGCCCACGCCGTCGGGGCCCGCGGCGTGCTGGTGCTCACCGGGTACGGTCGGGGCGAGTGGGAGTACCGCCGCGCGACTTTCCCGGTCACGCCCGACCACGTCGCCGGTGATCTCCTGGACGCCGTGGAGTGGATGTTGCGGCAGCGGAGCGAGTGA
- a CDS encoding bifunctional ADP-heptose synthase, whose protein sequence is MAEPARLRALVDRFSELTVVVVGDLIEDEYLIGKPGRISREAPVIILKFTERDVRLGGAANAANNIRALGARVVPVGVIGRDRAGEELVALFHAAGVPTDGLVIEAGRPTPVKTRIMAGGYQATRQQVVRLDREPTEELNPTTEDDLLGRLTSLAGRADAIVLSDYGYGTLSPRLYERIRALARRGNIITTADSRYDLPSFAGVTAATPNEAELAELTATAVDDERSLEKAGRQLLERLDARMLLVTRGSQGLALLERDGATTCIPIFGSDEIADVTGAGDTVISAFTVALAAGGSPVEAATLANMAGGLVVMKRGTATVARAELVQALGSGAA, encoded by the coding sequence ATGGCCGAACCCGCGCGCCTGCGCGCCCTCGTCGACCGCTTCAGCGAGCTGACCGTCGTCGTCGTCGGCGACCTCATCGAAGATGAGTACCTGATCGGCAAGCCGGGGCGGATCTCGAGGGAAGCCCCGGTGATCATCCTGAAGTTCACCGAGCGCGATGTCCGCCTGGGGGGCGCCGCCAATGCGGCGAACAACATCCGGGCCCTGGGCGCCCGCGTGGTGCCGGTCGGCGTGATCGGCCGGGACCGCGCCGGCGAGGAGCTCGTCGCGCTCTTCCACGCGGCGGGCGTGCCGACCGACGGGCTCGTCATCGAGGCGGGACGCCCCACCCCGGTGAAGACGCGGATCATGGCCGGCGGCTATCAGGCGACCCGTCAGCAAGTGGTCCGGTTGGATCGTGAGCCCACCGAGGAGCTGAACCCGACGACGGAGGACGACCTGCTCGGCCGGCTCACCTCGCTGGCCGGCCGCGCCGACGCCATCGTGCTCTCCGACTACGGCTATGGCACCTTGAGCCCGCGGCTGTACGAGCGCATCCGCGCGCTCGCCCGCCGCGGGAACATCATCACCACGGCCGACAGCCGGTACGACCTGCCGAGCTTCGCCGGGGTGACGGCGGCGACGCCCAACGAGGCCGAGCTGGCCGAGCTGACCGCTACGGCGGTGGACGACGAGCGCAGCCTGGAGAAGGCGGGCCGGCAGCTGCTGGAGCGGCTGGACGCCCGGATGCTGCTGGTGACGCGAGGCAGCCAGGGGCTCGCGCTACTCGAACGGGACGGCGCGACGACGTGCATCCCCATCTTCGGTAGCGACGAGATCGCCGACGTCACCGGGGCCGGGGACACGGTGATCAGCGCCTTCACCGTGGCCCTCGCCGCCGGCGGCTCGCCGGTGGAGGCGGCGACCCTGGCCAACATGGCCGGGGGCCTGGTCGTCATGAAGCGCGGTACGGCGACGGTGGCGCGCGCCGAGCTGGTGCAGGCGCTCGGCTCCGGCGCCGCGTGA
- a CDS encoding adenylyltransferase/cytidyltransferase family protein: protein MLTVDEAAALADRLRAAGKRIVLTNGCFDLLHVGHVRYLREARALGDVLFVGLNSDAAVRRLKGPGRPLLPSAERAEILTALRAVDHVVLFDDDTADRLVTRLRPHVHAKGTDYTPESVPEEASVRAVGGRVVIAGDPKTHSTRDVIALIRERFA from the coding sequence TTGCTGACGGTCGACGAGGCCGCCGCGCTGGCCGACCGGCTGCGCGCCGCCGGCAAGCGGATCGTCCTCACCAACGGCTGCTTCGATCTGCTCCACGTGGGGCACGTTCGGTATCTGCGCGAAGCCCGGGCCCTCGGCGACGTGCTCTTCGTCGGGCTCAACTCCGACGCCGCTGTCCGGCGGCTCAAGGGGCCGGGGCGTCCGCTCCTGCCCAGCGCCGAGCGGGCCGAGATCTTGACCGCCCTGCGCGCCGTCGACCACGTGGTGCTCTTCGACGACGACACCGCCGACCGGCTGGTGACCCGCCTGCGCCCGCACGTGCACGCCAAAGGCACGGACTACACGCCGGAGTCCGTGCCCGAGGAGGCCAGCGTGCGGGCCGTCGGAGGACGTGTGGTCATCGCCGGCGATCCGAAGACTCACTCGACGCGCGACGTCATCGCGCTCATCCGCGAGCGCTTCGCCTGA
- the waaC gene encoding lipopolysaccharide heptosyltransferase I, with product MNVALVKLSSLGDVVHALPVAATLRARLPDARLTWIAERREAEVLAGHPALDEVVTVDTRGWRRSRSPAALAGTARALRALARRLAQARFDAALDLQGLIKSGILVGLTRAPLRIGFDARSCREPLGALFTNRRVERPRGVHVVEQYLALTGPLGIAEPVRDFRLPSDPAAESSIDELFGATGMKPRDRVVVVNPGAGRPTKRWPVERFRALAAHLAGQAGAHVLVVWGPGEESLASAIARPPAGRVVLGPPTSLVQLIAVLRRASLLVAADTGPLHLAAALGTPCLGLYGPTDPTRNGPYGSGHRTLRAPDGQMTSIDVAPVFQAALELLA from the coding sequence GTGAACGTGGCCCTCGTCAAGCTTTCCTCGCTGGGCGACGTCGTGCACGCGCTGCCGGTGGCGGCGACGCTGCGCGCCCGTCTGCCCGACGCGCGGCTGACCTGGATCGCCGAGCGGCGGGAGGCCGAGGTCCTCGCCGGGCACCCCGCGCTGGACGAAGTCGTGACCGTCGACACGCGCGGCTGGCGACGGTCGCGCTCGCCCGCGGCCCTGGCCGGGACGGCCCGGGCCCTGCGGGCTCTGGCGCGGCGGCTGGCCCAGGCCCGCTTCGACGCGGCGCTGGATCTGCAGGGGCTGATCAAGAGCGGGATCCTGGTCGGGCTCACCCGCGCGCCACTGCGGATCGGCTTCGATGCCCGGAGCTGCCGCGAGCCCCTCGGCGCGCTGTTCACGAACCGGCGGGTGGAGCGGCCACGCGGCGTCCACGTGGTGGAGCAGTACCTGGCCCTGACCGGCCCGCTGGGGATCGCCGAGCCGGTCCGTGACTTCCGGCTTCCCTCTGACCCCGCCGCCGAGTCCAGTATCGACGAGCTCTTCGGAGCCACCGGCATGAAGCCCCGCGACCGCGTGGTAGTGGTCAACCCCGGGGCGGGTCGGCCAACCAAGCGGTGGCCGGTCGAACGCTTCCGCGCTCTCGCCGCGCACCTGGCCGGTCAGGCGGGTGCGCACGTGCTCGTGGTGTGGGGCCCGGGCGAGGAATCGCTGGCGTCGGCGATCGCGCGACCGCCGGCCGGCCGCGTCGTGCTGGGTCCGCCCACGAGTCTGGTCCAGCTGATCGCGGTTCTGCGGCGGGCGAGCCTGCTCGTGGCGGCGGACACCGGCCCGCTTCATCTGGCTGCCGCGCTGGGCACGCCGTGCCTGGGTCTCTACGGGCCGACCGACCCCACACGCAACGGCCCCTACGGCTCCGGCCACCGGACCCTGCGCGCACCGGACGGCCAGATGACGTCGATCGACGTGGCGCCCGTCTTTCAGGCCGCGTTGGAGCTGCTCGCCTGA
- a CDS encoding glycosyltransferase family 2 protein, whose product MNRPLRISVTVITLDEAERLRSCLESAAWADEIVVVDAESRDKTPQIAREFTERVIIRPWPGFAAQKNFALDQATGDWVLSLDADEEVSSELRDEIQRVLARPCTVDAYAIPRKNIFWGRWVRHGGLYPDWQVRLVRRGRARFVPRAVHESVQVDGRVARLTSPLLHRSYRDVSDFLVRADRYSTLAAEDWLRSGRRVRPIDLVLRPLGRFVGMYILRLGALDGWRGLLLATLYAYYVGMRSAKALEQARR is encoded by the coding sequence GTGAATCGCCCCCTCCGAATATCGGTCACCGTCATCACGCTCGACGAGGCCGAGCGCCTGCGCTCGTGTCTGGAGAGCGCGGCCTGGGCGGACGAGATCGTCGTGGTCGACGCCGAGTCCCGCGACAAGACCCCGCAGATCGCCCGGGAGTTCACCGAGCGGGTCATCATCCGGCCCTGGCCCGGGTTCGCCGCGCAGAAGAACTTCGCCCTCGACCAGGCCACCGGCGACTGGGTGCTGTCGCTCGACGCCGACGAGGAGGTCTCGTCCGAGCTCCGGGACGAGATCCAGCGGGTGCTGGCCCGGCCCTGCACGGTCGACGCGTACGCGATCCCTCGGAAGAACATCTTCTGGGGCCGGTGGGTCCGCCACGGTGGCCTCTATCCCGACTGGCAAGTCCGCCTGGTCCGCCGGGGCCGGGCCCGCTTCGTGCCCCGGGCCGTGCACGAGTCGGTGCAGGTGGACGGCCGGGTCGCCCGCTTGACAAGCCCCTTGCTGCACCGCAGCTATCGCGACGTGTCCGACTTCCTGGTCCGGGCCGATCGCTACTCCACCCTGGCCGCTGAGGACTGGCTGCGCAGCGGACGCCGGGTCCGTCCGATCGACCTCGTGCTCCGCCCGCTCGGACGGTTCGTCGGGATGTACATCCTCCGCCTCGGGGCGCTGGACGGGTGGAGAGGACTTCTGCTGGCGACGCTCTACGCGTACTATGTGGGCATGCGATCGGCCAAGGCACTGGAGCAGGCGAGGCGGTGA